The Corylus avellana chromosome ca11, CavTom2PMs-1.0 genome contains the following window.
CCCAGAACTCCTCCAACCAATAACCCAGCCATGGACTATCAAACCGCTGATTCTGAACATGTGTTGAAGAGATCAAGACCTTTCGGAATATCAGATGAGGTACCATGTGTCTGCATTAACTTAAATTTGCCAAGGAAATATTTGAGTCCTGCTACTAAAATTTAAAGCTTTTGCCTATCTGATTCTGGATATATCTTTTAACTTGTCTTGAGAATTGTGTTGCTATCTCTTTTGATGCTTGAGGATATTGATTTATGTGGTTGGAGATGTTAGGGTTCTCTTTTTACACAATTGGGAGTTAAGtcttgtttttttctcaatCACAGTTGTGCCGCAGTTGCAGTGTAATTCTTTTCCTTGGCACATTGCGAGGTTCACTTAATGCACAATTCggagtttaatatatatatttttttgtttctttcattccatCAGTCTTCTTGGTGTTGCGGTATCTATTCTTTTCCTTGGCATGTTGTGATTAGAAGATAGATACCATGGTACATCTGTGCTAGTTGTCTTACAATGTGGggatttttttgttggtgaGAGGGTTGATTTAGTTTGTTGAAAATGTCTAAGTGGGCCTGTTTTAATTGAAGTGGAACGAAATATTTTTGCTTCAgttttagcattaataaatatgATTCACTTCCTAATTGAATATCAATCAAAGGGAGATGGAAGATTGAgatagaattttttttggataagtaaagCAAGTTCATTAAAAGCCCAAGGGCATGTAAAGTATATCAGAGAAAAACACCCAGTGAGATCAAGAACGAGGAGAGAGAGCTAAAATAGCTACAAAGTTAGAGACATCGAGAAGAAAGTTAACAGAGATCTACTCGAAGAGGgatttaagaaaacaaagtgGTAGATCTAAACTCGTCTTCTCACATTCATTGAAACTTCAagcattcatttttttttccaaatgcaccacattaagAAGGAAGGGATTACATTCCATACAATATTAAAATCACTTTGACTAAGCCTTCCTTTCCAACACTCCAGGAGCTCCACCACTTGTTTGGGCATAGCCTGTTCTACTCCAAACATCCCAAAAACCAGATTCTACAAGTCTCACAATATTACAATGAAGGAGGTGATTGGGAGTTTTTCCCACTttttttacacatacaacaccaatccatcACTATGATGTGACGCCTGTGGAGATTATCCATAATGAGGTTTTTTTCTAAAGATGATGTCCAAGTGAAGAAAACCACCCTCAAAGGAGCTTTAGACCTCAAGgtgctcttccaagggaatgAGGAGTCTATTGGGAAGGAGAACTTTGTAAAAGCTTTGACCTTAGAAGATCATCTTTTGGAAGGAATCCAACAATACTTGACCCAACCTAACATACAGAGcattgaaaaaagaagatacAAAATCTGCCTCTTAATTATGCACCAATCTAATAAAATTCATGTAATGCACCTCGTGAGTAAACATATGGTTAGCTACTAGAGTATCCCTCTCTCTAGCGAtgcaaaataaattttgaacgGGTTTCTTTAGAGAACAATTCTCGCACCAAACGTCGTGCCAAAACCTGGTCCGAGAGCCATCACCCACCTTGATACCAACAAAACATGTGGGCAATGTCAATAATGTTGATGGTTGGCCGTTATTTTGGGGCTCATGGTTTCTTTTTTGCCTTTGCAGTATCTTGGTCTTCCGTTGGGAGCCTCATTTAAGGCTAAATCTATTTGGGATGGTGTTATTTAGAAGATAAAGCATTGTTTGGCTGGTTCGAAGAAGATGTACTTGTCTAAGTGTGGTAGGATTACCTTGATCAAAAGCACGTTATCCAATTTTTCTATGTATTTTATGTCTCTTTTCCCATTCTTTGTTGGTGCTGCCAATCATATAGAGAAGTTACAAGAAGATTTCTTATGAGGTGGGCTAGGTGAAGAGTTTAAATTTCACCTGGTAAGCTAGTTTAAGGTTTGTTCTCTAATGTTTGAGAGGGTTGGGGGTCTAGGACTTGCTGTTGTTCAATCGTGCTTTTTTGGGGAAGTGACTATGGCACCATATGCATGAGAGGGAGGCTTCTTGGTGAGTCATACTCGTGGGTGGGTGGTGTTTCAATAAGGTTCATGGATCTGTGGGGTCATGGAAAAGTATCAGGTTGGGTTGAAAGGTTTCCAAGTCATATCATACTTGAGGTAGGAGATGACGcaagattagattttggcatgaccTTTAGAGTAGAGATTAGGCCCACAAGGacgctctttttttttttttgttggttccTGGATTAATATCGTATTGCTTGCATTAAGGATGCTTTCATAGCAGATCATTTGAAGCATTTTAGTAGCTCTTGTTAGTGGAACGTAATCTTTGTTAGAgcggttcatgattgggaggtggatgtctttccttcattttttaatttattgtactCCTTTAGATTGAGATGGAGAGAAGATAAGCCTTTGTAGGCCCCCTCCAAGAGAGGGTTGTTTGGTGTTAGATCGTTCTAGAACGTCCTTGTCCCTCATGATGGCACTCCctttggaagagcatttggtgGATTAAGGTCTCCTTCAaagtggctttctttgcttggtcggccaCCTTAAGAAAGATCCTCGCCATGAATAATGTAAGGAAGCGGCATGTCATTGTGGACAATTGGTGTTGATTGTGTAAGAGAAGTGCGGAGCCTATGtatcatcttctttctttatgGTTGAGGTTGCTAGTGCCTTATGGAATATTATTTTCGGTCGTGTTGGGGTgacttgggttatgcctagacaagTGGTAGATCCATTTACTTGTTGGAGAGGGTTACATGCCAGTCCTCAAAGTGTACCAGTGTGGAATATGGTTCCGTCATGCCTTTTGTAGTGTCTTTGGtgggaaagaaatgatagaagttttgaagacCGCGAGAGGACGGTGGTGGAACTAaagtctttcttcttcaatacttTTACTGTTGGACAATTGCGTTAGACTATCCTTGTTTCCTtggttttcatgattttcttaatattttttttttctcttttttgtgtacttgagttgcgcTTTTTGCgccttttaatgatatttcagtatttataaaaacaaatatgtttCCACACACCCCATAAGATATAGAGCACCAATCGCCCAACAAActaccatattttttatacataACCTGCTGCCGAAAAGCCTCTCTCTCTGCAACATACCTTCATAACACTTTCCAAAAGAGGCCAATTGATAGTGAGCAAACTCCTAATCCCCAAACCTCCAAAATTAAGGAGAGTACAAACGTTCTTCCAATTAACAAGATGGAACTTAGACTCGTTATCCAAACCACCCCACAAGAAATCACTCTGCAATTTTTCTATTCGATTAGCAACATCTACAGGGATTGGCAAGATAGAAAGGAAATATGTAGGCAGGTTTGAAAGCGTGCTCTTTATCAATGTTAAACAACCACCCCTTGGATAAAGAAAGCCTTTTCTGGCCCGCTaatcttctttccattttctcaataatTGTATTTGATGCAGGataaccaacaaaaaattagaatagaTGAGAAAGTAGAAGGAAGAGAGAAGATgaggaaaacaagaagaagaaaaaaagaaagaagcaaaagaagcgagagaaggaagaaaattcAGGAGGAAGAAGACGACAAAACAGTTGATCGAAATATTATTCTTCAAAAGCTAATTACCACAATACAAAGTTATGCTTAAATAGCCTTGTGATTAAACCCCAATCCGAACCCTACTTGGAGTCTCTGAAGGATGAGAACCAACTATGTAGCTATACTTGGGCTAACGACTGCCCACTAAATAACATAAAgcccaaaataaattaaaaaacataatcaGTCTGCAAAATaactaacaaaacaaataaaatgcgaaattttttttttaaaaaagcgtgCACTCACATATAATAATTCTTGTTCTAACTTTTCTAaatttgtggatttttgttcttcttttggcCTTTAGTGGGGACTATCTTTGGGTACATTCTATGTACTAGGGTTAGCCTCTCTGCGCTTTTCAATGAAATGaaatacttctaaaaaaaagattatctCTATGCTCTTAAGGCTGGGTTGTCCTTGGATATTAGGGTCCAAACACGTGTAATCAATGGCCACTATTTGGTGTCCCCATCAATATCCCAAATAAATTTAGCCTTGTTTGGAGCACCCAGGGGAAGGCCTAAGTTTCAAGGGCAAAGACGAAACATGCAACCTAGAATGCAAGCCAAAGCATTCACATTCGGCACATCACCAACATGAACCATTTAGATTTGGCCACATTAATATTCAATCCAGAAACCACTTTAAAACAAAGGGGAGTGAATCTCCGGTACTGAAAATTATCTAGTGCAACCCTACGAAAAATAAGGGTATCATTCGCAAAAAGGACATGAGAGACAAATATAGAATCATCATTCCTATCCCCCACTGAAAAACCAGAAATCAAACCCCCAGTCATCACGGCTGACATCATTTGTCTTAGTTCTTCCATAATAATCACAAAAAGGAGGGGAGACATAGGGTTACCTTGTCACCTTGATGTAAATAGTTTCTAAGAGAATGTTTTCAATCGGAAATATTTTCGGGGGAAAATCTCTAATTTTCCATTGTTTGGTTAAGACCTTGAATATAATATCGAATATATTTTGCATTGTTTATTTGGTGTGCAAAATACTCACCGGAAAACATGCAATGTCAAATGTTGtcaccaaaaatttaaaaaagaagaatgagaaaaaaCACCCAATGAAAACCCTCAGCAGATGGGAAGAGCAGATGAAAGGGgagataatttttctttttcttttttttttgggaggttGCAACACAGGGATGGGGGCAATTGTTGGGTGGAGGGTGAGAGATTATGATGGGGGCAATGAGGATGGTGAGCGACGAATGGGGGAATTTGGTGTGGCAGAGGGGTGGCTGGGTTCTTCTATGGGGGTGGGGATTACCATACCATAAGGAGGGATGGTCGAGTGAGAGACGGAGGGGATGTCTCTAAGGGTAGGGGTGGCCTCTGGGCTCTTCTGTGGAGTTGGTGAAAGAAGGGGAGACACCTGAAAATAGGTTACGCATCTCAAGAGGTGTATGCCATTTCTCCTTCATAGTGGTAAATTTGCTATTGACCTGGATATTATTTTCTGCTGACCAGAATTTCTCGCCCACACCCGAcactggatttttttttttgtgaaaattattCTATACCATAACGAATGCAACCTTAATGTGAAGATGTAGTTACTTATGAGATACTCCGTACTTCTTATTAAGAAACAATAAAATGACTTATCCTTTCAAATGCACTTGTTGTAGTATCTTAGAAATACCTGTTAAAACAAATTATCCTGTAAATGTTATATGACTATCATACAAATTCATTTGAAGCTAATTTAAGACCATATGTATTTGAAGCAAACAAAGGACATGGGTGATTTATATGACTGGGATTTTTTTGGGGTGTTCTGTTTTGtcattttatgaatttttgaTACCAGTCTAATAATTTCTGAACTTGAGGTTCATGTCCTCTGTCTTTAAGTGTATCTTTTAGTATTTGCCTTTGCTTGAAAATCAATTCGATGTGTAGGTGTTGCCTTTAAAAGAACAATAACAAAGAGTAAGTTTATGCAATTGGTGACGCTTACATGATTTTTCAACAGGTCAACAATCTACCAGTAAATATTCTGCCTGTTGCATATACCAGCCAAAGCCATGGTCAAAATTCCTACACTGCTGATGACTTGCCCAAGACTGTTGTTATGACTCTAAATCAGGGATCATCTGTCAAGAGTATGGATTTCCATCCAGCACAACAAATTCTACTTCTTGGTGAGCGTGCCCCCCCGGAATGCAACTTCTGTTTCTATTGCTGTGGTGgagtttgttgttgttgtttttttttttttttcttaaattatttgtGCCTCTATAATTTCAGTTGGCACAAACATGGGCGACGTCATGGTATGGGATGTAGGAGGCCGTGAAAGGATTgcacttaaaaattttaaagtctGGGATCTTGGATCATGTTCAATGCCTCTGCAGGTTTGGCTTTTGATActggacatttttttttggcacataGCATGCCTATTTGGTGCTTCTTAAGATACGCTAAAGTGAAGTTCAGCTTATCTTATTCTCTTTTAGGCATCTCTGTCCAATGACTATACAGCATCAGTCAATCGTGTGATTTGGAGCCCTGACGGATCCCTTTTTGGTGTGTTCACATGCTTTTGTTGCTAATTGTATTGTTTACTTGTCTCAACTTTTGGTATTAGAAACCTGAGAATCTGGGCCTTATACTGGAGCAAAGAATGTTATAAGAAATGACAATGGGCTTATTGTGACCGGTGATACTTGTCCCTACTTCAGGTGTTGCATACTCCAAGCACATTGTTCACATATACTCATATCATGGCGGTGATGATCTACAAAACCACCTAGAGGTTTGTGCCATCAACTAATTCCTCTGAtatctgttttcttttctagtCCTTTAATCTTATGTGCCTTCAATGTATTAAAGTGccttttttctcccttttttttttggagttttttgtttccttaaaaatatTCATGTGgttcttttttctaattagcTACATTTTTCCATGAATTTGTTCTTGGTTTCTCAGATTGACGCTCATGCTGGCAGTGTTAATGATCTTGCTTTCTCTTATCCAAACAAACAACTCTGTTTTGTCACTTGTGGCGAGGACAGGGTCATAAAGGTTTAGTTTTGTTatgtctcaaaaaaaaaaactatttctgATGTGATTGTGTTGGCTGGAAATCATAGATAAGACTTCAAGATTATGCAGGTGTGGGATGCAGGCACTGGGGCCAAGCTGTATACTTTTGAGGGTCACGAAGCCCCTGTATATTCTGTATGTCCACATCACAAGGAAAATATTCAGGTGATGTTTGCCAATCTATTTATATTGATTATGAAGCAAGCCAAATGTGGTGTTCttcttctattatttttttccctcctttTCCTAGTTAAAGGAAGAAATTAGGTCCTATATTTAGAAAAGGAAAGGgttgatgttatatatattttaactctATCACAAAGGGCATGTGGATGAGTCAGTCTGTATTAATCCAAGAAATCTAAAAAACCAACTTAATCCAATTACTTGAGATTTTAGTCACGcttaatttgaaatattagtacccaagtgtttttttgttttttttttttggccttgctACTTAAAAAGTCTAGCCATCTACTGATAAGACATGGGTAATTATAATCTCTTACAGATTTGTCAGTGTCCCGTTTCGGGCTTTTGTTGTGACTGGATAGAGCAGTAAAAAGCTTCTTTCATAGTTTTTAGGAGAGACTTATCAAAGGGGGAACACGCAACCACAAATTGAACAGGGTCTTTTTTGTTCAAGTTATTTTATTGCATAATTATATACCTCTTGTTATCAAGAGTTCAATTTTCTTACTTGTTTTTCTCTTCAGTTCATTTTCTCAACTGCAACTGATGGAAAGATAAAGGCTTGGTTGTATGATAACATGGGTTCAAGAGTTGACTATGATGCACCAGGCCACTCATCTACCACAATGGCATACAGTGCCGATGGAACAAGGTACATATATGAAAGTTGTACTTCAGTGTTCTTATTTCCCTTCTTTTAGGTTGATTTCTGCTGCCATATGATGTTGCAACTGAAATGTTTTACTGTGATTTTTGGGAACTCAGATTGTTCTCATGTGGGACAAATAAAGAAGGAGAATCATTCTTAGTGGAATGGAATGAAAGTGAAGGGGCTGTCAAGCGCACGTATCATGGTCTTGGGAAGCGATCTGTGGGGGTTGTGCAATTTGATACAACTAAAAGTCGATTCCTAGCTGCTGGTGATGATTTCTTAGTCAAATTCTGGGACATGGACAATGTTAGCTTGTTGGCAACTATTGACGCCGAGGCTGGTTTACCGGTAATTATTGGTTATGCTTCATTCCATGTTGATTTGTCTTGTGAAAAACTTCTTACCAACCAAGTATCCTTGTCTTAAAAACCTGCAGGCTTCTCCTTGTATTAGATTTAGCAAGGAAGGAATACTGTTAGCTGTCTCAACAAATGATAATGGTGTTAAAATCCTAGCAAATGGGGATGGAATTCGGCTGCTAAGATCAGTGGAGAATCGCACATTTGATGCTTCTAGAGTTGCTTCTGTTAAGGTACTCTTTTTTCCCCAAACTTGGCAGATACGTTCAATTATATTTCCTAATGGCATCATTATATAGGTCCCCACCATAGCCACTTTTGGATCTGCAAATGTAGCTGTTGGAACAAGCATTGGAGATCGAGCTGCTCCAGTAGCAGCCATGGTTGGAATGGTGAGTGTTAATGTCCTTCTGTGGGTAACTAAGATGCTTGATGAgagttttattaaaagattcAATAGTGTTAAATGGGATTTATGCATACCATTTTATTCGATTGTGTATGCTTGTTACTGCATGCATCTGTGGATTAACATTTATATGTCGAGTGattaaatattttccttttttgagtTTGTGTAGAGCAGCGACAGTCGAAGTTTAGACATAAAACCCAGAATTGCGGATGAGTCTGTTGATAAATCCAGGTTGTGGAAACCGACAGAGATCAATGAACAATCACAATGTCGCTCCCTAAGGCTCCCTGATAATTTAACAGCTATGAGGGTAGGGGTACACTCTTTGTAATCTTATTGAAAGTTAAGTTAATTTTTGTGGCACATGTTACTTTCAAATGATAAAGGGCTTCTAGTAATACTGCTGACAGATTGTATATGCTTCATTACTTCCTGTCATATCCTTTCACTTTTCCCCCTTTTTTGACCACATGCTGCACCACTAAATTACAGCTTATTGTTCATCCAAGGATATGTGTGCGCGCGCATGCATGTGCGTGCACCAGTAATTGTTGTCACGCATGCTCGTCTGTATGAGTGTATTTGTGTGTTAGAGATCCTATTAACAAAATTCTTATTCTGTTCTCATGTTTGTGTATCATCATGCATGCTATGGCTACCAGCGCGTCCCTTATAGACTATATTTCTTGTTACTAGGAACGTAGTCGATGATAGATAGAGTGCGTACAACATTATTTTCAATAGACTTGTCCTTTGGAGCatctgatttttatttatagatTTATTGGTTCTGTGAAACTTTTAAGATgtgtttattataaattttccAAATATTCAGTTTCAATTACTATGGAAGAATATGATGCTTTCTAATAAAGTTTTGCTATTTATTccagtaataataataaaaaaaagtgtacCAATTATGGCACTATTAGAACATTGCTTGGACAGACACTAAGCAATGATAAAatgcaatcaatttttttttccctttcaaaacTAGTATAAGATGTAAACAAATTACATTGGTTGAGTAGATATGATACTTTACCTTTTGAGTGGCTCAATAGTGGAGAATTGGGGTCAATGATGCTGACCAGACCGGGCATGGCACCAGTTCTTGTGCTTTACAACAAATTATTGCTAATCTAATTGGTTTAAATGTCTTGCATTTGATAAAACACACAACTTGCATAGATTTCTTTGAATTTGAGGTAGAAGTTTGTGAGTTAGTTTTAGTTTTCACTAATGGTTCTGACATATTGACAACTACTTCAGGTTTCTAgattaatttatacaaattcaGGTTTAGCCATACTGGCCTTGGCATCGAATGCTGTACACAAGCTCTGGAAATGGCAGAGAAATGATCGAAATCAAACAGGGAAGGTATTGAAGTCTCTCTTAGAAggttgcattttcttttctaattttaatagccataaGCTTACTATATACGAAGAATTTGTCTCTTGTAGGCCACGGCTAGCGTAGTACCACAATTATGGCAACCTCCAAGTGGAATATTAATGACAAATGATGTAAACGATACGAACCCTGAGGATGCTGTTCCATGCTTTGCGCTTTCAAAGAATGACTCCTATGTCATGTCAGCTTCAGGGGGGAAGATTTCCTTATTCAATATGATGACATTCAAGGTAGATAGGTGGCTTTCTCTGCATGCATTTCCCATATGGGTATATGCATTGCACTTGGTTGATTACTTCAGGAAACTATCAAACAGTTATGAAATATGGAAGCTGTTTCTGAGGATAATCTACCAAGTCACTGCAGAAGAAACTCTTCCTGCTAAAATCCATTCCtgtcattttattttggtttgaaGAATCATTAGAATGAATAGTTTTCTAATGTGGTTTCCAGGTTATGAGCGTAGGAGTTCTTTTTTGAAAGTAATTATGAAGTtgggaaaaaaatgagaaactaGGGGAGAATTACTGATACAGATGTTATATTCGATGGGTTTTTAGTCTTATTTCCTTTACAGTTTCATAAATTTTTGCTCTACATCTGTGGCTATATTTATTGTGATCCTTCCTCAATTGCAGACAATGACAACATTCATGCCTCCACCTCCAGCAGCTACATTTCTTGCATTTCACCCTCAAGACAATAATATCATTGCCATAGGCATGGAAGACTCTTCTATTCAAATCTATAATGTTCGGGTTGATGAGGTCTTACTCTGTCTACCTGAAGCTTGAATGTCTTGAGTTAAATTTGTTAGTGAATAACTGGCATATGGGCTCCTTAACAACCTGCATGCTCTGTTTTCACAGGTTAAGACAAAGCTAAAAGGTCATCAGAAAAGAATTACAGGCCTGGCTTTCTCTCACGCTCAAAATGTGCTTGTATCGTCAGGAGCTGACTCGCaggtaaaacatattaaagtTTTGTGTTACCATAATCAAACAGCTTCTGAAATACTTTCAAGGGCTAAATTCCCTTCATGGTTAGTTGACGCTTGGCTCCTTTTCATCATTGTTTACTATTCACTCTGGGATAATTTAGTTAGGGAGACTGGGGAATAGTACTGTAGGATGAAGTTACTAGAAACATTTCTATTTACTTTTCTTATGTCAGGAATTTGGCAATGCCTTTGCACgaataatgctagaagtcaTTGTGTCTCTTTAGTGTCATTCTAAAAAtaaggtgacttttaaaatcaccatttgattaaaattcaatagtggTCAGTCATAAGCCTAATGGAAATTTTACAAAAAGGATACAAGAGggacttttagcattactctctTTGCATATTTGTTTTTGCCCTGTGGAACGTAATTTCTTCTCACAAAAAAAGGGtttaatcattttgtttttctgtgACTCTTTCATTGGAGAATATATGAATAATTTGACCAAGGGGTATGTATTTGGATTACATCAACTCAAAAATCCAGAACCCTTCcgcttctctctctttcaaccTCTTATTTTCAAGTTATTGATTTGACTTTTCTTGACAGTTGTGTGTTTGGAGCACAGATGCATGGGAGAAGCAGACTAGTAAATTCTTGCAGATTCCAAGTGGGCGAGCTGCAGCTCCTCTTGCAGAGACTCGTGTTCAATTTCACCTAGATCAGATGCATTTGCTGGTTGTTCATGAAACACAGATCGCTATATACGATGCACCAAAATTAGACTGCCTTAAGCAGGTGTGCCAGTTATATAAATACATGCATTCAGATGTAAAACATAGATCCATACATGCATGAAACAGAATAGGAATGCTATATTGATTGATGGATTGGTCTTGTATGTGTAAGAGGGGTGTATAGTTTATAGATTATCTTCTTCTTCGATCTGAAGTTGCTAGAGAATTATGGGTTTCGATTTTCCATCTTTTTAGTATAGAATGGGTCATGCCTGGAAAGGTATAAATAGAGTTGTTGGCGAGCTGGAGCGATTAGTTGTGTAGACGTcttattttagtagtttggagggaGAGGAACGCAAGGAGCTTTAAAGATTGCTAGATTTTGCTGGAAGAGCTAAACAATGTTATAGTCAAATTACTTTATGCATGGATAGTGGTGTACAATAGTTTgcatttttttggatttttgttctttttcgcCAAACTAGGGTTGTGCCGCTATACAAt
Protein-coding sequences here:
- the LOC132166786 gene encoding topless-related protein 4-like, coding for MSSLSRELVFLILQFLDEEKFKETVHKLEQESGFFFNMRYFEDMVTNGEWEEVEKYLSGFTKVDDNRYSMKIFFEIRKQKYLEALDKRDRAKAVDILVKDLKVFAAFNEELFKEITQLLTLDNFRDNEQLSKYGDTKSARGIMLAELKKLIEANPLFRDKLQFPTLKNSRLRTLINQSLNWQHQLCKNPRPNPDIKTLFVDHSCGTPNGARAPSPVTNPLMGAVPKAGGFPPLSAHGPFQPTPAALPTSLAGWMANPSPVPHPSASAGPIGLAAPNNAAILKRPRTPPTNNPAMDYQTADSEHVLKRSRPFGISDEVNNLPVNILPVAYTSQSHGQNSYTADDLPKTVVMTLNQGSSVKSMDFHPAQQILLLVGTNMGDVMVWDVGGRERIALKNFKVWDLGSCSMPLQASLSNDYTASVNRVIWSPDGSLFGVAYSKHIVHIYSYHGGDDLQNHLEIDAHAGSVNDLAFSYPNKQLCFVTCGEDRVIKVWDAGTGAKLYTFEGHEAPVYSVCPHHKENIQFIFSTATDGKIKAWLYDNMGSRVDYDAPGHSSTTMAYSADGTRLFSCGTNKEGESFLVEWNESEGAVKRTYHGLGKRSVGVVQFDTTKSRFLAAGDDFLVKFWDMDNVSLLATIDAEAGLPASPCIRFSKEGILLAVSTNDNGVKILANGDGIRLLRSVENRTFDASRVASVKVPTIATFGSANVAVGTSIGDRAAPVAAMVGMSSDSRSLDIKPRIADESVDKSRLWKPTEINEQSQCRSLRLPDNLTAMRVSRLIYTNSGLAILALASNAVHKLWKWQRNDRNQTGKATASVVPQLWQPPSGILMTNDVNDTNPEDAVPCFALSKNDSYVMSASGGKISLFNMMTFKTMTTFMPPPPAATFLAFHPQDNNIIAIGMEDSSIQIYNVRVDEVKTKLKGHQKRITGLAFSHAQNVLVSSGADSQLCVWSTDAWEKQTSKFLQIPSGRAAAPLAETRVQFHLDQMHLLVVHETQIAIYDAPKLDCLKQWVPLSTSGPITHATYSCDSQLIYVSFEDGSVGVLTASALRLRCRIFATAYLPSNPSIRVHPLVIAAHPSEPNQFALGLTDGGVHILEPLESEGKWGTSPPTENGAGPSTTSGVAGSDQPQR